A part of Rhodamnia argentea isolate NSW1041297 chromosome 8, ASM2092103v1, whole genome shotgun sequence genomic DNA contains:
- the LOC115738171 gene encoding epoxide hydrolase A-like, whose amino-acid sequence METIKHRTVKVNGANLHVAESGVGPLILFIHGFPELWYTWRHQILGLSALGFRAVAPDLRGCGDSDAPAPTDAYTALHVVGDLVGLLDAVAAEGEEKAFVVGHDWGALMAWYLCLLRPDRVKALVNLSVPWLPRNPERKPLDGYRAAYGDDYYICRFQEPGEIEAEFAEMGTRRVLEGILTYRIPGPLFFPKGKGFGHPVEDPVVLPSWLTREDVDYYVDKFEKKGFTGEINYYRNFNRNWELMAPWDGAEVKVPVKFIVGELDLVYHMPGIKDFIHKGGFKKTVPLLEEVVVMEGVAHFLNQERPHDINQHIHDFFSKF is encoded by the exons ATGGAGACCATCAAGCATCGCACGGTGAAGGTCAACGGCGCGAACCTCCACGTGGCGGAGAGCGGCGTGGGCCCGCTCATCCTCTTCATCCACGGGTTCCCGGAGCTCTGGTACACGTGGCGCCACCAGATCCTCGGCCTCTCCGCGCTCGGCTTCCGCGCCGTTGCCCCCGACCTCCGCGGCTGCGGGGACTCCGACGCCCCGGCCCCGACAGATGCCTACACGGCCCTCCACGTGGTGGGCGACCTGGTGGGGCTCCTGGATGCGGTGGCAGCGGAGGGGGAGGAGAAGGCGTTCGTGGTGGGCCACGACTGGGGGGCCCTGATGGCGTGGTACTTATGCCTGCTCAGGCCCGACCGCGTCAAGGCTCTGGTCAATCTCAGCGTGCCGTGGCTGCCCCGGAACCCCGAGAGGAAGCCCCTCGACGGCTACAGGGCCGCCTATGGCGATGACTACTACATCTGCAGGTTTCAG GAACCTGGAGAGATTGAGGCCGAGTTTGCAGAGATGGGGACCAGGAGAGTCCTCGAAGGGATCTTGACATACCGCATTCCTGGCCCGCTTTTCTTTCCCAAAGGGAAAGGGTTCGGGCACCCAGTGGAAGACCCAGTCGTGTTGCCTTCATGGCTGACGCGGGAGGACGTCGACTATTACGTCGACAAGTTTGAGAAGAAGGGCTTCACCGGAGAGATCAATTACTACAGGAACTTCAATCG CAACTGGGAGCTGATGGCACCATGGGATGGGGCTGAGGTGAAAGTGCCGGTGAAGTTCATTGTGGGTGAGCTTGACCTGGTTTACCACATGCCAGGCATCAAAGACTTCATACACAAAGGCGGGTTCAAGAAGACGGTCCCTCTCTTGGAGGAAGTGGTGGTCATGGAAGGTGTGGCGCATTTCCTCAACCAAGAAAGGCCTCATGACATCAACCAACACATTCATGATTTCTTTAGCAAGTTTTGA
- the LOC115738169 gene encoding beta-galactosidase 8-like, translating into MPCNRTPREEPGDEDEDDNWVVAWACPLRRRFLAILIPSLSLSLSLCFDSSLKPAKKQETKDGRKKTTRPFPQEAVKAFRRRGGGGLRGICSFLVAQGYWGRKMAARGKGFLMGLALVAGVFAASSLCANVTYDHRALVVDGKRRVLVSGSIHYPRSTPEMWPDLIQKSKDGGLDVIETYVFWNIHEPVRSQYDFEGRKDLVKFVKTVAEAGLLVHLRIGPYVCAEWNYGGFPLWLHFIPGIQFRTNNEPFKTEMQRFTAKIVDMMKQEKLYASQGGPIILSQIENEYGNVDSAYGSGAKPYINWAATMATSLDTGVPWVMCQQGDAPDPIINTCNGFYCDQFTPNSNTKPKMWTENWSGWFLDFGGAVPYRPAEDLAFAVARFFQRGGTFQNYYMYHGGTNFGRTTGGPFIATSYDYDAPIDEYGLVRQPKWGHLRDVHKAIKLCEDALVATDPAYPSLGPNLEATVYKTDTGLCAAFLANMGTSDATVTFNGKSYQLPGWSVSILPDCKNVALNTAKINSMSMIPTFVYESLSEVVDSSSTVNADWSWINEPVGISKDDSFVKPGLLEQINTTADSSDYLWYSLSTDITGEEPFLEDGSQAVLHVESLGHALHAFVNKKLAGSKAGNSGNPKIAVDIPVTLLTGKNTIDLLSLTVGLQNYGAFYDKTGAGITGPVKLKSSASGSMIDLSSQQWTYQIGLQGEDKGLPSGSSSMWITKPSLPKTQPLTWYKTTFAAPAGNDPVAIDFSGMGKGEAWVNGQSIGRYWPTNVAPGSGCTNSCNYRGAYSSNKCLKSCGKPSQQLYHVPRSWLKPSDNILVIFEEIGGDPTQISFATRQIESLCSWVSESHPSPVDMWNSESESKSEKTSGPILSLECLHPNQVISSIKFASFGTPQGTCGNFSHGKCSSNRALAVVQKACIGSKSCMVNVSINAFGNPCEGVTKSLAVEASCA; encoded by the exons ATGCCCTGCAACAGGACGCCGCGGGAAGAACCAGGggacgaagacgaagatgataACTGGGTGGTGGCGTGGGCGTGTCCTCTCCGTCGTCGTTTTCTTGCAATCTtgattccctctctctctctgtctctctctctttgcttcgACTCATCCCTCAAACCGGCCAAGAAGCAAGAAACGAAGGAtggaaggaagaagacgacccgTCCATTTCCTCAAGAAGCCGTGAAAGCATTTCGCAGAA gaggaggaggaggcttgAGGGGAATTTGTTCGTTCCTCGTCGCTCAAGGATATTGGGGGAGGAAAATGGCAGCGAGAGGGAAAGGATTTCTGATGGGGCTCGCGCTGGTGGCCGGCGTCTTCGCGGCGTCCTCGCTGTGCGCGAACGTGACGTACGACCACCGCGCTCTGGTGGTCGACGGCAAGCGCCGGGTGTTGGTCTCCGGCTCCATTCACTACCCTCGCAGCACTCCCGAg ATGTGGCCGGACCTGATACAGAAATCGAAGGACGGAGGGCTGGACGTGATCGAGACCTACGTTTTCTGGAACATCCACGAGCCAGTGCGAAGCCAG TATGATTTTGAAGGGAGGAAAGATTTGGTTAAATTCGTCAAGACAGTGGCTGAGGCGGGTCTCTTAGTTCATCTGCGCATCGGTCCTTATGTATGCGCAGAATGGAATTATGG TGGCTTTCCTCTCTGGTTGCATTTCATACCCGGAATCCAATTCCGAACCAACAATGAGCCGTTCAAG ACAGAAATGCAGCGATTCACGGCCAAAATTGTGGACATGATGAAGCAGGAGAAGCTTTATGCATCCCAAGGAGGCCCCATCATTCTCTCTCAG ATTGAGAATGAATATGGCAATGTTGATTCGGCTTATGGGTCCGGTGCCAAGCCCTATATTAACTGGGCAGCAACCATGGCTACATCTTTAGATACAGGGGTCCCCTGGGTAATGTGCCAACAGGGGGATGCTCCTGATCCCATT ATTAATACTTGTAACGGATTTTATTGTGACCAATTTACACCTAATTCAAACACTAAGCCCAAAATGTGGACTGAGAACTGGAGTGGATG GTTCCTTGACTTTGGCGGGGCTGTTCCATACCGTCCTGCGGAAGACCTTGCATTTGCAGTGGCTCGATTTTTCCAGCGAGGTGGAACATTTCAAAACTACTATATG TATCATGGGGGGACTAACTTCGGCCGAACTACTGGTGGACCTTTTATTGCTACAAGCTATGACTATGATGCTCCAATAGATGAGTATG GACTTGTTAGACAGCCTAAGTGGGGCCATTTGAGGGACGTGCATAAGGCCATTAAGCTTTGTGAAGATGCTCTTGTAGCCACTGATCCAGCATATCCTTCCCTTGGTCCGAACTTGGAG GCAACAGTCTATAAAACAGACACAGGGTTATGTGCTGCTTTTCTTGCCAACATGGGCACCTCCGACGCAACTGTTACTTTCAATGGAAAATCTTATCAATTGCCTGGATGGTCTGTGAGCATTTTACCAGACTGCAAGAATGTCGCGCTTAATACTGCGAAG aTTAATTCTATGTCTATGATTCCTACCTTTGTATACGAATCTTTGAGCGAGGTGGTGGATTCCTCCAGTACGGTCAATGCAGACTGGAGTTGGATCAATGAACCAGTGGGTATTTCAAAGGATGATTCATTCGTGAAGCCTGGGCTGTTGGAGCAAATAAACACTACAGCTGACAGTAGCGACTACTTGTGGTATTCACTGAG CACTGATATCACTGGGGAGGAGCCCTTCCTTGAAGATGGATCTCAAGCAGTTCTTCATGTTGAATCACTTGGCCATGCTCTTCATGCTTTTGTCAACAAGAAGCTTGCAG GCAGTAAGGCGGGCAACAGTGGCAATCCCAAGATTGCTGTTGACATTCCCGTCACGCTTCTAACAGGCAAGAACACAATCGATCTCCTGAGCTTGACTGTCGGACTTCAG AACTACGGAGCTTTTTATGACAAAACAGGTGCTGGGATAACTGGTCCAGTAAAGCTGAAAAGTTCAGCCAGTGGCAGCATGATAGATCTGTCTTCGCAGCAGTGGACATATCAG ATAGGACTTCAAGGTGAAGATAAAGGTCTACCCAGTGGAAGTTCTTCGATGTGGATCACGAAACCTAGTTTGCCAAAAACTCAACCCTTGACTTGGTACAAG ACCACTTTTGCTGCTCCTGCTGGAAACGACCCCGTTGCCATAGACTTTTCTGGAATGGGAAAGGGTGAGGCTTGGGTGAATGGACAAAGCATCGGCCGGTATTGGCCAACCAACGTTGCACCTGGTAGTGGCTGCACTAACTCTTGCAATTACAGAGGAGCCTACAGTTCAAACAAATGCCTAAAAAGCTGCGGGAAGCCATCACAACAACT GTACCACGTTCCGCGTTCGTGGTTGAAACCAAGCGACAACATTCTTGTAATTTTCGAGGAGATTGGTGGTGATCCCACTCAAATATCTTTTGCCACGAGACAGATTGAAAGCTTATGCTCATGGGTGAGTGAGTCTCATCCATCACCTGTCGATATGTGGAATTCAGAATCAGAGTCGAAATCAGAAAAAACATCGGGGCCTATTTTGTCGCTGGAGTGCCTGCATCCCAATCAGGTCATATCCTCGATCAAGTTCGCCAGCTTCGGAACTCCACAAGGAACTTGCGGGAACTTTAGCCATGGAAAGTGCAGCAGCAACAGGGCACTTGCCGTTGTTCAAAAG GCATGCATAGGATCGAAGAGTTGTATGGTCAATGTGTCTATCAACGCATTCGGCAACCCATGTGAAGGAGTGACGAAAAGTTTAGCAGTAGAAGCTTCCTGTGCATGA